The following coding sequences are from one bacterium window:
- a CDS encoding M48 family metalloprotease, with the protein MVFLTRREALTGIAGLAGSVIVVGSGCAINPVTRKPQIMLMSESKEIKMGADAHEDIVKSYGLYKDTTVQNWFTDRGKQMTPITHRPNLPYHFTVLDSPVINAFAVPGGYIYVTRGILAFFNNEAQFAGVLGHELGHVNARHTAARYSKAELVNIGLGIGTIFSEEFRQYSQLVSMGTTMLFLKFSRDDEREADKLGVLYSSSVGYDAVQMSEFFKTLERMQPKGGSLPAWQSTHPDPGDRIKATKRMALDFQKKHPGEQFVVRQNEYLDLVDGIVYGDDPRQGYVKEGIFYHPEMKFSFPVPTGWKLSNQPSEVRMSPEKQGSIIIFMAAQGNTPAEASTRFVSGNKVEVLDSGSLTVNGMDGVKTVGVLGEGDQRYGIVSYYFLKDGAVFAFHGLSSVDEAGMYTTVYEKVVTGFKRLTDASLINVSPARIKLIKTDGAGTLQNVFDGAGIPKEKHDELAILNGMELGDSLSAGTRVKIIS; encoded by the coding sequence ATGGTCTTTCTGACGAGACGTGAGGCGCTCACCGGTATCGCGGGTCTGGCCGGTTCCGTGATAGTAGTCGGTTCCGGCTGCGCCATCAATCCGGTGACCCGAAAGCCTCAGATCATGCTCATGAGCGAAAGCAAGGAAATCAAGATGGGCGCCGATGCTCACGAGGATATTGTCAAATCGTACGGTTTATATAAGGATACAACAGTACAGAACTGGTTCACCGACCGCGGAAAACAGATGACGCCGATAACTCACCGTCCCAACCTGCCTTATCATTTCACTGTTCTCGACAGCCCGGTCATCAATGCGTTCGCGGTTCCGGGCGGATATATATACGTAACGAGGGGCATCCTCGCCTTTTTCAATAACGAGGCGCAGTTTGCCGGTGTCCTGGGGCACGAGCTCGGCCATGTAAACGCCCGTCACACCGCAGCCCGGTACTCCAAAGCCGAGCTTGTGAACATCGGGCTCGGTATCGGAACCATTTTTTCCGAAGAATTCCGGCAGTATTCCCAGCTCGTTTCCATGGGGACGACAATGCTGTTTCTGAAGTTTTCCCGTGACGACGAACGCGAGGCCGACAAGCTCGGGGTTCTCTATTCATCTTCGGTCGGGTACGATGCCGTTCAGATGAGTGAATTTTTCAAAACGCTCGAGCGGATGCAGCCGAAAGGCGGATCGCTGCCTGCCTGGCAGAGTACACATCCCGATCCGGGGGACCGTATCAAGGCAACGAAGCGGATGGCGCTCGATTTTCAGAAGAAACATCCCGGCGAACAATTCGTTGTCAGGCAGAATGAATATCTTGATCTCGTTGATGGAATCGTTTACGGTGACGATCCCCGTCAGGGGTATGTGAAAGAGGGGATATTCTATCACCCGGAGATGAAGTTCTCGTTCCCCGTACCGACCGGGTGGAAACTGTCGAATCAGCCGAGCGAAGTCCGCATGTCTCCGGAGAAGCAGGGGAGTATAATCATATTTATGGCAGCTCAGGGAAATACGCCTGCCGAGGCTTCCACACGGTTTGTATCGGGAAATAAAGTGGAAGTGCTCGATTCAGGCTCCCTTACAGTCAACGGTATGGATGGTGTGAAAACGGTTGGTGTGCTTGGCGAAGGGGATCAGAGATACGGCATCGTCTCCTATTATTTCCTGAAAGACGGGGCAGTTTTTGCTTTCCACGGGCTTTCATCGGTCGATGAAGCGGGTATGTACACGACTGTTTATGAAAAGGTTGTAACAGGATTCAAACGTCTCACCGATGCTTCATTGATCAATGTATCACCGGCCAGAATCAAACTGATAAAAACGGATGGCGCCGGTACATTGCAGAATGTTTTCGACGGTGCCGGGATACCAAAGGAAAAGCACGACGAGCTTGCCATTCTGAACGGAATGGAGCTCGGCGATTCCCTTTCCGCCGGAACACGGGTAAAGATCATATCATGA
- a CDS encoding SH3 domain-containing protein → MKKMSPVLAVVWLAVLITVFSTPVWSQEPKPRHAPDILPGVEPEMNTPGYWIRLQLDADTVIMTPEEIVKFNEKLRNKHVEFRDRFGKPDPMISNYLEKLSIGLFMNPILPLGLPDTVPGDSLRVWLKDNTDYLFSRDFYDNRNAIYSDRMKKDIIGKMNASAVPDVITRRFGLIVKRADMRLYPTSTPGFSETKWEMDYFQTTGVYSICPVAILHESADGDFYYVQSPIARGWMAAENIALADRKTIRKLVEDKNFLMATGSKVPLYGDPEFRNFIRYFYMSATVPLIKQTGKGYTVSLPYRMADGSLGMTQGYVKPDADVHVGYLPYTKRNVITQFFKMLDEPYGWADQQNKRDCSGTGRVVIDCFGFVTGRWPNFILLASDHQTYIDPALSTEAKLAEAAKIEPVITFAGTGGHIVLFLGKAQNGKLYFIQMAGWGYTDENGQNLTVNRVAVNSAEHKWYDINQPKVFMTLRP, encoded by the coding sequence ATGAAAAAAATGAGTCCGGTTCTTGCAGTGGTATGGCTTGCAGTTTTGATTACCGTATTTTCAACGCCCGTGTGGTCGCAAGAACCGAAACCCCGTCACGCTCCCGATATACTTCCCGGTGTGGAACCGGAAATGAATACGCCCGGATACTGGATACGTCTTCAGCTCGATGCCGATACGGTCATCATGACTCCCGAAGAAATCGTGAAGTTCAACGAAAAGCTCCGGAACAAGCATGTCGAGTTCCGGGACCGGTTCGGCAAACCCGATCCGATGATAAGCAACTACCTCGAAAAGTTGTCCATAGGGCTGTTCATGAATCCGATTCTGCCCCTTGGTCTTCCCGATACGGTGCCGGGAGACAGCCTGAGAGTGTGGCTTAAAGACAACACGGACTATCTGTTTTCACGGGATTTCTACGACAACAGGAACGCCATATACAGTGACCGCATGAAAAAGGATATCATCGGGAAAATGAATGCCAGCGCGGTGCCCGATGTCATCACGCGCAGGTTCGGCCTTATTGTCAAGCGCGCGGATATGCGTCTGTATCCTACATCCACTCCCGGATTCAGCGAAACGAAGTGGGAAATGGATTATTTTCAGACAACCGGCGTGTATTCCATCTGCCCGGTTGCCATTCTCCACGAGTCGGCGGACGGCGATTTCTACTATGTACAGAGCCCGATCGCGCGGGGCTGGATGGCTGCGGAGAATATTGCCCTCGCAGACAGAAAAACGATAAGGAAGCTTGTTGAAGACAAAAACTTTCTCATGGCGACCGGCAGCAAGGTTCCTCTGTACGGCGACCCTGAATTCAGGAACTTTATACGATATTTCTACATGTCCGCCACCGTGCCACTTATAAAACAGACCGGAAAGGGTTATACGGTCAGCCTGCCTTACCGCATGGCCGACGGTTCGCTCGGAATGACGCAAGGCTATGTGAAACCCGATGCCGATGTCCATGTCGGGTATCTCCCCTACACCAAGCGAAATGTAATCACTCAGTTTTTCAAGATGCTGGACGAGCCATACGGCTGGGCCGATCAGCAGAACAAGCGCGACTGTTCGGGGACCGGGCGTGTTGTTATCGACTGCTTCGGTTTCGTAACCGGCAGGTGGCCGAATTTTATTCTCCTCGCTTCCGACCACCAGACCTATATCGATCCCGCTCTGAGCACCGAGGCTAAACTCGCCGAGGCGGCTAAAATCGAGCCGGTCATCACCTTTGCCGGAACGGGTGGCCATATCGTGCTCTTTTTGGGTAAAGCCCAGAACGGCAAGCTCTATTTCATCCAGATGGCCGGCTGGGGCTACACTGACGAGAACGGCCAAAACCTGACAGTAAACCGTGTTGCAGTCAATTCGGCCGAACATAAGTGGTATGATATAAACCAGCCGAAAGTGTTTATGACCCTGCGGCCGTGA